In the genome of Bradysia coprophila strain Holo2 unplaced genomic scaffold, BU_Bcop_v1 contig_232, whole genome shotgun sequence, one region contains:
- the LOC119077191 gene encoding uncharacterized protein LOC119077191, whose protein sequence is MAVPFYVPDEERENGSSSQPQSTTTSATQTPLQSPTNEHLVQVFYEALSLYSASLVLRSPCSTSPPSSPSCCHPHINNYRGNVFFPRPHVAPQTPVSFGRSHQWSTPRNEMPRRRLNSTGEEEDDEDIDSDIGIDECPSATSSSSNSSNSTPASPLPVDFNFEEHYTYLAARERLQEFPGQVPQKKKKVVSEEKAEAVAVKTQKKPKSKEQRFVWTTVVTAAVLAVGYISSR, encoded by the exons aTGGCTGTGCCCTTCTATGTGCCCGATGAAGAACGCGAAAACGGTTCATCATCTCAACCCCAAAGTACTACCACATCGGCAACACAAACGCCGCTACAGAGTCCGACCAATGAACACTTGGTGCAAGTGTTCTACGAAGCATTGTCGCTGTATTCGGCCAGTTTAGTATTGC GATCACCATGTAGTACCAGTCCACCATCAAGCCCATCTTGCTGTCATCCCCACATCAATAACTACCgtggaaatgtatttttccCGCGGCCGCATGTAGCGCCCCAAACTCCAGTCAGCTTCGGCCGATCACATCAGTGGTCGACGCCAAGAAATGAGATGCCACGAAG ACGTCTCAACTCTACCGGTGAAGAGGAAGATGATGAGGATATTGATTCCGACATTGGTATCGATGAATGTCCATCCGCTACTAGCAGCAGCAGCAATAGCAGCAATAGTACTCCGGCATCACCTCTACCTGTCGACTTCAATTTCGAAGAACATTACACATACTTGGCGGCTAGGGAACGTCTACAGGAATTTCCCGGTCAAGTTccacaaaagaagaagaaagtgGTGAGCGAAGAAAAAGCCGAAGCTGTTGCTGTGAAAACTCAAAAAAAGCCAAAATCAAAG GAACAAAGATTTGTTTGGACTACAGTAGTAACGGCTGCTGTACTGGCTGTGGGATACATTTCATCACgttga